Proteins found in one Borreliella valaisiana VS116 genomic segment:
- the pheS gene encoding phenylalanine--tRNA ligase subunit alpha: protein MKSDLNLIKTLHPLEIKVILNNEKEENISASIIIEKLGFNEGQANKTIEWLNSKSIIEEIYRKLNVFYKATERGLSVLRDGFVEEKIINLVSRKTVLASNLALELDLDIKEVRKAFGHLLKEGILSIDSNKQIIINCLNDIEVNYQKIRVLLERAKSSDLLRESLTTEELLLISNFSKKKGADSVFFKIIEKLDLRFRLSSFGLEVKNFLMKSKLTGDELTKLTPEILKNKTYENKKFRAYNIHIPSAKTFIGRFNSYLDYISKIKDKLVGLGFEEFDGPLVETEFFNNDALFMPQFHPSRDIKDVYYISDPSMQKSLPEPYFYNVKLAHETGYATGSRGWRYSFSEDLSKRLVLRTQGTVLSAKQLINAKNPGRYFGVVRCFRYDQVDATHGVDFYQTEGIVIENSANIKTLLGLLEIFAKELAGATEVKYVPAYFPFTEPSIEMHVKHPVLGWFELGGSGIFRPEVTKPLGIDLPVIAWGIGIDRMALMHLGLNDLRDLFTYDIGDVILRRGKMRCQR from the coding sequence ATGAAGTCAGATTTAAATTTAATAAAAACATTGCATCCTCTTGAGATAAAAGTAATTTTAAATAATGAAAAAGAGGAGAATATTTCTGCTTCAATTATTATTGAAAAATTGGGGTTTAATGAAGGTCAGGCAAATAAAACAATTGAATGGTTAAATTCTAAAAGTATTATTGAAGAAATTTATAGAAAATTAAACGTATTTTATAAAGCAACAGAAAGGGGTCTTAGTGTTTTAAGAGATGGATTTGTTGAGGAAAAAATAATAAATCTGGTATCTAGGAAGACAGTGTTGGCTTCAAATTTAGCTTTAGAGCTTGATCTTGATATTAAAGAGGTGAGAAAAGCATTTGGCCATTTATTAAAAGAAGGCATTCTTTCTATTGATTCAAATAAACAGATTATTATAAATTGTTTGAACGACATAGAGGTTAATTATCAAAAAATACGTGTCTTATTAGAAAGAGCAAAAAGTAGCGATCTTCTTAGAGAAAGTTTGACAACCGAAGAGCTTTTATTGATATCAAATTTTTCTAAGAAAAAAGGAGCAGATTCTGTATTTTTTAAAATAATAGAAAAACTTGATTTAAGGTTTAGATTATCTAGTTTTGGGTTGGAAGTGAAAAATTTTCTAATGAAAAGCAAATTAACAGGAGATGAGCTTACTAAGCTTACTCCCGAAATTTTAAAAAATAAAACGTATGAGAATAAAAAATTTAGAGCTTACAATATTCATATTCCATCAGCTAAAACTTTTATTGGGCGCTTTAATTCTTATTTAGATTATATTTCTAAAATTAAAGACAAATTAGTAGGGCTTGGTTTTGAGGAGTTTGACGGTCCTTTAGTAGAAACAGAATTTTTCAACAACGATGCTCTTTTTATGCCCCAATTTCATCCTTCTCGTGACATTAAGGATGTTTATTACATTTCAGATCCTAGTATGCAAAAATCTTTACCCGAACCTTATTTTTATAATGTAAAATTAGCTCATGAAACAGGATATGCAACAGGTTCAAGAGGTTGGAGATATAGTTTTAGTGAAGATCTTTCTAAGAGATTGGTTTTAAGAACTCAGGGTACCGTTCTTTCTGCAAAACAATTAATTAATGCCAAAAATCCAGGCAGATATTTCGGAGTTGTTAGATGTTTTAGATACGATCAAGTAGATGCAACTCACGGAGTTGATTTTTATCAAACTGAGGGGATTGTTATTGAGAATAGTGCTAACATTAAAACTTTGCTAGGCCTTCTTGAAATTTTTGCCAAAGAGCTTGCAGGTGCTACAGAAGTTAAATATGTTCCTGCATATTTTCCCTTTACTGAGCCGTCGATTGAAATGCATGTAAAACATCCTGTTCTTGGCTGGTTTGAACTTGGAGGAAGTGGAATTTTTAGGCCAGAAGTTACAAAGCCTTTGGGCATTGATCTTCCTGTTATTGCTTGGGGGATTGGAATAGATAGAATGGCTTTAATGCACTTGGGTTTAAATGATTTAAGAGATCTTTTTACTTATGATATTGGCGATGTTATTTTAAGACGAGGAAAGATGAGATGCCAAAGGTAG
- the pheT gene encoding phenylalanine--tRNA ligase subunit beta, with protein sequence MPKVEIYKNLFLDKIGKNFTNLEISELLEPFKAEFDGFDESSGKIKIEFNDTNRPDLWSYTGLARQIKTYFFGEMPYYDFFSKKGDFKKCYGEILVDNKMSQIRPFIFGFLAKGLIINDKMLETLIQFQEKLCQNYGQKRRRVAMGMYNSNFIEFPISYVASSPSHKFVPLGIDCELSLLEINEKHPKGLEYSHIIKNFDKYPLLLDNNNNVVSYPPIINSNNIGSLKVGDTDLFVEVTGIDFEATLLALSIVACDFYDMGFEILPVKTVFREPFVLDFEELVCPYYFQEEVEFNVKNVNRLLGSDLTLERICLNLKKMGVSSYSRDLKNYVIPPFYRNDFLHEVDVIEDVMIGEGLASFHPELPKAFTVGRLSDLEEFSRNVRNLMVGMGFQEMVYNYMGSKKDFIDRMNVNDLNFLKVSNPMTENYEYIRASIIPNLLKSESISSNFPYPHKIFEVGKVALKNLDTIEGTSTFTNLAFLMSGKEISFNEINSIVATLFYYLNIEINLRESKATIYINGRGADILIKGFNVGSFGEISPYVLNNFGIFIPCSVFEVNIDKLMSQS encoded by the coding sequence ATGCCAAAGGTAGAAATTTATAAAAATCTTTTTTTAGATAAAATAGGAAAAAATTTTACAAATTTAGAAATTTCAGAATTACTTGAACCATTTAAAGCGGAATTTGATGGATTTGACGAAAGTTCGGGAAAAATCAAAATAGAATTTAATGATACAAATAGACCAGATTTGTGGTCTTATACAGGACTTGCTCGTCAAATAAAAACGTATTTTTTTGGAGAAATGCCTTATTATGATTTTTTTTCAAAAAAAGGAGATTTTAAAAAGTGTTATGGTGAAATTTTAGTTGATAATAAAATGTCTCAAATCAGACCGTTTATTTTTGGATTTTTAGCAAAAGGATTGATTATTAATGATAAAATGCTTGAAACATTAATTCAATTTCAAGAAAAACTTTGTCAAAATTATGGACAAAAAAGAAGAAGAGTTGCAATGGGGATGTATAATTCTAATTTTATTGAATTTCCAATAAGTTATGTTGCTTCATCTCCTAGTCACAAGTTTGTTCCCTTGGGAATAGATTGTGAACTTTCTCTTTTAGAAATAAATGAAAAGCATCCTAAAGGATTGGAATATTCCCATATTATTAAAAATTTTGATAAATATCCGTTATTATTAGATAATAATAACAATGTAGTCTCTTATCCCCCAATAATTAATTCTAACAATATTGGATCTTTAAAGGTTGGTGATACTGATTTATTTGTTGAGGTTACTGGTATTGATTTTGAAGCAACCCTGTTGGCGTTATCTATAGTAGCTTGTGATTTTTATGATATGGGTTTTGAAATTTTGCCCGTAAAAACTGTATTTAGAGAGCCTTTTGTTTTAGATTTTGAAGAATTAGTATGTCCTTATTATTTCCAAGAAGAAGTAGAGTTTAATGTAAAAAATGTTAATAGACTGCTTGGAAGCGATTTGACATTAGAACGTATTTGCCTGAATTTAAAAAAAATGGGAGTAAGTTCTTATTCTAGAGATTTAAAAAACTATGTTATTCCACCTTTTTATAGAAACGACTTTCTTCATGAGGTTGATGTAATTGAAGATGTAATGATAGGGGAAGGTCTTGCAAGTTTTCATCCAGAGCTTCCCAAAGCCTTTACAGTGGGAAGGCTTAGTGATTTGGAAGAGTTTTCAAGGAATGTTAGAAATTTAATGGTAGGCATGGGATTTCAAGAGATGGTTTATAATTATATGGGTTCTAAGAAAGATTTTATTGATAGAATGAATGTTAATGATCTAAATTTTTTAAAAGTGTCTAATCCAATGACAGAGAATTATGAATATATTAGAGCATCAATAATTCCTAATTTATTAAAATCAGAAAGTATTAGCTCTAATTTCCCTTATCCGCATAAAATTTTTGAAGTTGGTAAGGTGGCTTTAAAGAATTTGGATACTATTGAAGGAACAAGCACTTTTACCAATTTAGCTTTTTTGATGTCCGGTAAAGAAATTTCTTTTAATGAAATTAATTCAATTGTTGCAACTCTTTTTTATTATTTAAATATTGAGATTAATTTAAGAGAATCAAAAGCCACTATTTATATTAATGGCAGGGGAGCAGATATTTTGATTAAAGGCTTTAATGTAGGTAGTTTTGGTGAAATTTCACCTTATGTTTTGAATAATTTTGGTATTTTTATCCCATGTTCTGTTTTTGAGGTTAATATCGATAAACTTATGAGTCAATCTTAA